The following nucleotide sequence is from Drosophila simulans strain w501 chromosome 3L, Prin_Dsim_3.1, whole genome shotgun sequence.
AACTTTCTTAAAATACAACGACATTTGACAAAGTCTGGCACCCTGGGCTCCTGTACAATGCGAAGAGGTTGTTTCCGTCGCAGCTGTCCTTGGTTCTTAAAAGTTTTTTGATAGAACGAACATTCCACGTGTCTGCTGATGCGTACAAATGCGTACAAACTAAGCCAATTGAAGCTGGAGTTCCGCAGAGAAGTCCTTGATTCGGACATGGCTACTAACACACCAGCCACAAAACTACTCTGTCGATACTGCTGTGCTCACGCAAAGCAAAATCTTGGCTGCCTCTTTCGGTCTAGAGGAATACCTGGATGCATCCAAGTATTTGGTACTTGGGAGCTGGAATGTGCGCGTCACCAACCGAAAATGACATGAGAATGTGGAAATGATCAACCACCATCAggtctataaatatattgataaaGTCTTCAATATGAAGCTTGCTCATCGGTAGGCACGATCAGGACCAAGGTTGCCTGAATGTCATGGTTAATTCACCACATAGCAAATGTTAGTTTGGCTGCAAGgtaaagatatatatacaagtcCATATGGGCCCCCAGCCAATACCTGCAGGTATAAGACGTTGCTGCAAGAATTCACCTAAATAAGATAAGAATTCTACAGACGAAGGTCCCAAGAATCATTTTTGTGCTCCTTGGTTCATGGGAACGAGGAACATTTAACGCGATCTCAAGAGAAGAGGAGGAGAGAAGAGCTCCAGGACACCACTTAACAATTTATGGAACGACTCAGTGTACACACCCAATCAGCCTGGCCCGAAAGCTAGGAACCGCAGCTGCAGTCAATGCTGACCTTCGGACTAAAGAGTCAAGCGACTTCGTTTTAAGTCCTCACATCGTTTGGTATGTTCCCCATCCcttgttataaaaataattacaattattcGTTTAATAAAgacatatttttaagaaaGCCTGTAAAGAGTTAAATACACACATGATGGATAAAGTCAGTTCGTATATtcgttttgtaattttattaagtgtaaaataatttttagaaTTAAGGATATTTAATAGTCACGGCAGTCGCCACTAGAGTTATTATATACCTGTATTTACTTTGCCTTTTGttatagtttatttttaagttgtCAACAAAATACATAGGACAGTAGCATTGTATACATTGATCGTCCTTATACGTACTGATTAGGGAGATTTGTTTACAATGTATGAAAGCTTTCGTCTCCTTAAAATGAAGGCGAATTCGACTCCACTTTGTGTAGACTTTACGCGACAGAGAAAGAGTGAGTCGGAAATGTGGCAGTCGCAGAGAGAGATGGCTAGCGAAGTCTCCACAAAAGCTTTGCCCAAGGGTATTACTTGGGGTTGAAACATAAAAATGAAGGCTATGCcgtaaaaattgaatttaagtgTCGAATGGTATGAACAGAAGCAACAGGAGCATGTAGATCGTCAAATACACCACACAAATTAATATCACAGTTAAAAGCCCAAttgtttcattaaaataacaattttaagcTTACACTTCTGTATTCAAATAATTCAGGCTGCCCCAATGatacaaattgcaaatgcaatcaATGTCAAACACTCGAAGCCCGAATGCAAATACAGACACCCAGATACAATAACAACGAAATCGAGGGCGGCGAGACAAAAACATTCCAATGCAATTagttcacacacacacgcgcgtgCAAGTGAACGAGTGCAAAAACCACCACCACTCGAGAGTGATTCCCCGACCATTTTCACCACGCACGGAGCTTTAATCGTCCtgcctcacacacacacacaccctcgAGCGAGCGagcatacaaataaaataccatTGCATACTGTGGGGCGCTCCTTCTATTTGCTGAGCACGTCTGCTTGACTCTCTCTCGCCGGCCATGCGCACTGCCAGCTGCCCTTAACGGCGTCCTCGACCAATCCGAGCCGCTGCTGAAAACTTTATGAGCTCGAGCTGGAACTGCCAATCAGGACGTTGCACATTTCCAGGCAGGCGCTGCACTCGTGCCCCTGCACTTGCATGCCGGTAGGCGCAATCGCGGTGCAGGGAACTCCAAGGGGGTTCGGAGACCTGTTTGCCGCGCCCAAGTGTCGATTACTGGCATACTCGTTGGTTGCATATCTGTAGGCTCAATTACACGGGAatccacactcacactcagCCGATGCATGCGGAATCGGATTCGGAGGTGTTTGCTCTGCTAGGTGACAAATTTTCATGCCAACGCCTGTAAATATGAAGGgatttttcctgcttttcaCTCCTTTTCCCATGCACCCTGCAAAACGAGGGTAATTGGGGTCGTTCTTCGTTTTCGTCGTTGTGCTGTGTTGATTTTTCGCCTTGCATATTTCCAGGCGCCTCTGATTGCTGCTCCTTCCGTCTTCAGGGTCCTTCCTGGCCATTTATGATGACGTTTTGCTTCGGCTGACTCGCATTTCGCACGAGTGCCACTGCACTGCCATCTTGTTTGCTCTGAGGGTCAGGTCAGCATATTTGCCaagcaaaatatatttctttcatgCCAAGTGTGAAAATTGTCTTCCTCCGTTGCACTTTTGATTGCCGTTTTCCATTGGAGTGGCAGCAAGGGGCCTGGCAGAAAGCCGGGCCAAATCAGAGCGAAGTGGTTAAAATCGTTGACAAGACATTTTCTATTCTTTCTGGGAGTCGAATGGAGATTTGAAGGCAATCAGGCTCACCAAAAGCAGCCCTGACTAGCAAGAACAATAGGGTTTGGAGAACGAACCCGGGGTATTTGGCACATTTCTGGACGGATGGGGCACTGTGTAAAAAATACGTTAGTTGATTTAATATCTAGTTTAATgggaactaaaaaaaaaacgtgctATGATTAACTGAAGGGCCTTCGAACGTCTATTCATATAGAATGCACATTgttctatttatgtatgtatagatTTGAATGATTTCACTTCCTTCGAAGCCAAGTCATATCACAAGAAATAGTAATGAGCAGTCAGTGAAAGTATCGCATTGCAGTAAATGTACCGAATAAAGTGTAGGCATTAAAGAACGAGCTTCTCTTGAGGCAGCTCACATAATCCGCAGAACTCAAGAAACCAAAGTCACACATAAGGGCAGTGGCGATGGTCACAGGCCAGCGTCTGCATCCTGGCGACCTACAGAATGGGCAAGTGTCCTATTTGCCCAGCCCGCAGGAGCCAGAGCACGTAACTGCATCCGTAAATACATAGGGCAGTACACAGCCACAATCACAGCCGCACAAACACTCGTACCTGGCCCATGACAGCTGCAAGGACTAAAGCCCCGAGACGGAATTGAGTTAGAAGAGCCAAAGAGCTTAAAATCAAAAGTCAGACCGGCCTATGTAAATAAATGCAGTATGCAGTATGCAGGCGGAGACGGGAACAGAGGGCGAGGCCGAGGCCGAGGCAGCCGGAAATGGGGAAAGGCAGTCAGTCACGGAGTGAAAGCAGAACGAggaacaaacagaaaacaaaaggagCCCAGAAGAGCACAGGACCCGGAGGAGCGAAGGCAAGacatttatttggccaacacCAGGACCCAGGAAGTAGGCACAGAGCTCGTCGAACAAAGCTGGATGGCGCCTTAGTTTCGACAGACCCGATTCTGATTAAGCGCATAGGTCGTCGTCTGACTCGCAGCCCGAACCCAAGCCCATCCGTATCCATCTGTCGGTCTGTCACTTCGTCCGGCCATCGACTGTCGCAACCGCAGGAGGAAAGTGGGGGAAAATtcagaaaaactgaaaacgccAACAAATGGCTAGGCGGTTGCTTTTTGTCTGCTTTTTTCGCCGTGCATTGTTGCAATGTAACGGCGTAAGCAGAATTACGTGCAATTGTTTTCTGCAGTGGTTCGTGCACATAAATGCGGCATTGGGGACTCGGGACTCGGGACTTGGAGCTGGGCTCTGCGCTGGGTAAACATAGACACGTTGACTGCATCTCGGATGAGCGCCACGAATGACTGACTGCCTTGTTGAATGCTCGCAGCAGAATAAGACTGTGGATTCCCTGCCCGGGCAACCAGGGGATTAAAGGCTTTAAGGCCAAATATGGAGTGCCAATGTATTAAGCAAGGAACTAAAGATAGGTTAGACAACTAAatccatttgccatttaagTGCCTctttttcaataataattcTCGAAAGTCAATGTAGCGTTCATGGTATCCAGATAGGATCCTAAATTgtgccatatatatatggcataTCCCATCTCAGTGGCTAAAAGATTACGATTCTGCGAGTATTCACgtaaaaacaacaatacaCCCATAAATTCACCAACCAACACTAAAATCCATTCAGTTCGAAAACCAATTTTGAATCGCTCGTTGCGCGGAaccaattacaagtttagttcgGCTTGTCTGAATAATTAAGGCTCAGAACGAGTAGCTCAATTTTGTTAATGTGCAGATTGCTCACTCGAtccattcaaatatttaaagtaacATGCACTGATGAGCAGCTGCAATTAACATGATCATATCAGGAATCTTTTTGGgccaaatatgcaaaggtTTTAGAAAAcgtatattatttttttaattcaatacTGGCGGTCTTTAAAATAATGACACTTATCAATATTGTTATtgataacaattaaaatgtggCTTTTAAACTGCGAAAGTAGTATTAGgagcaaaattaaaatatgcgCTCTTGATAGctctttaaaatgttttgctcTGATCATAAACATCGATAATGACACAAAGCCGACACTTAAATGCTAATGCCTCTGATACAAACCTTAGTAAAAGTCAACACTCCAGTAGTCAGAGATACCGATtttgaaaatggcaaaggtAGTTCTTAGTATTTCGATGTCATTAATGTGTCTTATAATCGTGCCAATACCCGTGGTAAGTACTCCTTGATCTAAACTGCCCTTAGTAAATCACACTTTGAAATGTTTTAGACCAATAAAATCCTTTTGCTGGAGAGTCAATGTGGCAACTTTAATCGCAGctatttttctaattttacgATGTTGGTAAAAAACTCGCGGATGAATATGGAATTTTTCTTGTTACGGTTTTTGGTTCCGGGTATCACAATGGATATGGAATTCTTTATTAGCATGCAGAACTCCTATAGGTTTCAGAAAATATTCCAATATACGCTGGATATGTGCAGCCTTCTGGCACAGAGAAGGAACAACATGTTCAAAAAATGGTTTGCGACATTCTTCGAATCCGGTAACTTTAAAGAATACTGCCCGGTCGAACCCAACTTTTACTACCTGAAGAACTACAACTATAACACACTGTTTATTCCGAAGTTCTTGTATGCAGGCAAGTATAGAGTAAAGTTCGACATGAACCAGTTAAGGAAAATAGATGGTGTCCGGTACTTTGTGGTGGGGTGTGCCTTTGAAGTTGAAATAAAGTAAGCAATGACTAATTCCCTTAATTTTACATGTTgccatcaattaaaattagtttagtCTGGCTGCTGTCTGgatgaaaatgtattttagaCATCATTATTCGTTCGACATCAGCATGGAAATGTTGAAAGTTTTCACCATTGTCTCCCTCATATTTGTCCACAAACTGGCTATCACAGGGGCAGTGagtatttgtaaattaaacGCAAAAGATCATGTTTAAGTAATTGTTATAATCCTCGTGCGACAAAGTCATCCCTCATCTTCCAGGCGGGGAAGTGCAAGTTCAGTCCGACGTATTTTGAGAACTTCACCTTAGAAATTAAGAACAACACATTGTTTATGGATATGACCACCTCCAAGCCGATTCACCGCGGTCTCAAGGTCCTCCTCAACACCCAGATCAGCCTCGACAAAGGCAGGAGCTATCAACGCCTTTTCGCCCATATCCTGGACACCTGTGGGGTGGTTTCCTCGGTGAGAGGAAACCTATTCAAGAGCTGGTTCGATAGTATGCTGAAGCACGGGAACTTCATGGTCAACTGCCCTGTTCCCGCTGGTCACTACTTTTTGAGAGATTGGAAGCTGGACTCGCACTTGGTTCCTCACTATTTGCTACCCGGAGATTATTGTATCACCGCTCACTTTTTCTTTGGTAAGCACAAGTCGAAGCAAGAGGAATTCTTTCTCGACTTGGAGGTCTATGCCCTTTTAAAAGCCTCCTAGGTATTTCATATAGTTCAGCCAATTAATTCGggttcataaataaatgaaaaaaagtaCCAAGTTCTAAAAAAAGGCTTTGAAAATTCGTCATTTTGAAGTAATTTAAATCCAATTAGCGAATCAACTTGTGCAATCGAATAACATGGCACCGTTCGGAAAACATTGTCGCTGCACTCAGACCTCGCATCGGAAGTACCAATGTTGAAAATTGCGCGTATCCTAGTGGTTATACTCGTATCGCAGGCAGTGGTAAGCAAATATCTACAAGAAAGCCGATCCTGAACGTAACTTACGACGCCTCCGACAGTCCAGCTCGGTGACCCTGACCCGCGTCCAGTGCGAGAAGAACGCAAAATTCTTCGCCACCCTGAACGTGACGTCTGTAAATAGTACGATCTACGCGGATATAGAGCTACTCCAGGCCCTCAAGGCGGGCTTCCGAGGACACGTCGATGTACAACTCCGCCTCAGCAATGCCAAAAGGTTCCAGAGTCTGGTGCAAACGGACACCGACTACTGCGAGCTCCTCTCGACCCTCAAGGACTCCCTCTTCCGGCGCTGGATCAAGAGCGTATCCAAAAACAGCAATTTCATGGAGAACTGCCCTGTTCCGGCGGGGCACTACTATCTAAAGGGCTGGCACGTCGACATGGGCCTGGTGCCCTCTTATCTACTGAGTGGCGACTACCTACTAAGTGCCCTGGTTTACTACGGGAAGTATCGGACCAAGAAGCAGATGTTCCTTGTTCGGTGCATATTGGAGGCAACTATGCATAACAAATAGAAACGAGTTCAATGTTTGGCTCGTGAGTGTGTAATTATATGATTCAACAGCTTGGCCGAATAATCAATCTATTACGCAATTGAAACAGAACAACAAGCCCATCAAATGGCTTTAATTGCAATAACCAAAAATCAGTTGTGTTGGTGTGTGGCAATGATCAAGTTGACATCACCACGCAATGTTTCCAGGGAAACTCGTACCCTTTGTTCTGGGCTGTGTTATTGTAACTGTTGTCATAAAGCAGAGCGTGGTGAGTCGATTAGTTTCCTTCACAAGATCCTTTCAAGAACATGCTAATTAGGGCCCCAGAATGACCTTTAAGGCCGGTGACTGCACATACAACAAAACGACGTTCTCCAACTTCAGTATCCAAA
It contains:
- the LOC6739122 gene encoding uncharacterized protein LOC6739122, yielding MAKVVLSISMSLMCLIIVPIPTNKILLLESQCGNFNRSYFSNFTMLVKNSRMNMEFFLLRFLVPGITMDMEFFISMQNSYRFQKIFQYTLDMCSLLAQRRNNMFKKWFATFFESGNFKEYCPVEPNFYYLKNYNYNTLFIPKFLYAGKYRVKFDMNQLRKIDGVRYFVVGCAFEVEIK
- the LOC27208454 gene encoding uncharacterized protein LOC27208454, which codes for MKMYFRHHYSFDISMEMLKVFTIVSLIFVHKLAITGAAGKCKFSPTYFENFTLEIKNNTLFMDMTTSKPIHRGLKVLLNTQISLDKGRSYQRLFAHILDTCGVVSSVRGNLFKSWFDSMLKHGNFMVNCPVPAGHYFLRDWKLDSHLVPHYLLPGDYCITAHFFFGKHKSKQEEFFLDLEVYALLKAS
- the LOC6739123 gene encoding uncharacterized protein LOC6739123 → MLKIARILVVILVSQAVSSSVTLTRVQCEKNAKFFATLNVTSVNSTIYADIELLQALKAGFRGHVDVQLRLSNAKRFQSLVQTDTDYCELLSTLKDSLFRRWIKSVSKNSNFMENCPVPAGHYYLKGWHVDMGLVPSYLLSGDYLLSALVYYGKYRTKKQMFLVRCILEATMHNK